In the genome of Epinephelus moara isolate mb chromosome 14, YSFRI_EMoa_1.0, whole genome shotgun sequence, the window ttatgaGCATATAGTGTTGTCGTAGATGCTGCTGActgttttacaaaacaaaaaagatggaTGATAATTTTGCCTTTTTCgagggcatatatagcaaatggcagcATTAATACAGGCATATTTCCAAGGTGACAGTCTCTCGTAAGGACCAATTCTCCACCCAACATGTTgctggagggcccactctctctatgggcccctgCACCTCACTGGGCCCCGGTGCAGCTTCTGTTGCTTTGCTCCTTTTTCTTTCCTGATCCTGGCCTGTTTGATTTCATGGTGTCTGAGCATAACTGTCTGCATGACACAATAGTAAAGGattcattttctctttgttATTTGTACATGTGACATATATTGTACAAGATGCTGAAGAGCTGGAGGCAGACATGTGATCAGCTGTATTTTATTGATTCTTTATAAAGTGATGTTtgatgtgtgcagtgtgtgacaggagctctgtgtctgcagctttaGTTACAATGATAAAGGAACAACATATGAACACATCAGCTTCATCCACATGTAGAATAATGAGTGACTGAGCAGAGGCAGGGTGGAGGTGGAAACATGGCTGTGATATCTGCTCTGTATCTAGTGGCTCTGGGTTGGTGTGGTGGTCTGCAGGCCCATGGTGCTGTCGATCCACTCGGTGTAGTGCGAGATGATGGTGTAGATCCCAGGCTTTTTAATTTGGCCACACTTCTTTCCTCCGTTGGACGTGATGCCCACTACGATGCCGTTATAGAGCAGAGGACCTCCAGAGTCGCCCTGAGGGACCACACAAAGACAAGCAGGAAGTAATTACATTATTTAAGTATAAAGTCAGTGCAGCTGtaatcacaaaatattttttggtatTAATGAGCTCAGACTCACGTCACAGCTGTCCTCCTTCTTATGTGGCTGGTCGCAGGGCTCTGGACACACTCTGTGAGCACAGATCATGTTACTggtgaacttcctgccaaagtAGTCGGAGCGTTTGCAGCGAGCCGAGCTGACCACCTCGATGACCACCTCCTTCAGCTTGTCTGGTCTGGAGCCCAGGTTATCCAGGGACCCCCACCCGGCGGTGTCGACCTCTGCGTCTGTGCCGGGGTTTGTGCCCCCCGCCCGCAGGAACTCCACCGCTTTAACAGCCTCAGAGGCGTTAAATGGACGATCCAGCTGCAAAcatcacacagaaacacatcgACCATAAAACTTAGAGTTCTTTGTTGGCTTGTTCCCCAAAACAGAAGAAATTTATTTCAGTATCACTGACAACTGACACAAACTGTACACTAACCCAAGGCTGCAGCCATTGAATCAACACTGAGGGGTCCAAATCTGACCAGATGTAAAATCTGAAAGTATCATCTCCGAttttattaaaggaacagtgtgtcagatttggGGGATttgctgccatctgctggtgaggactgcagattgcaaccagctgaaacttctcctggtcagaattccttcagtgttcactgttgaggagctgaattatccacagagtctctttctctcagaaacacacacaccagctgattCACACCAGGAAACACTCTGAGGacgtttcatgttacaaatcagctCTGACACTGCTCAGTGCATgtgaatgtctctatctagagtcagtgtttggtttgtccgctctgggctactgtagaaacatggcggtgcaacatggtgatctctgtagacgcggacctgctccctgtggagatataaacgtctcattctgaggGAACCAGAACACAACAATTCTGATTTTTagctgattatacactaaagaaaacacactggtACTGATACTGACTTGCATAGTCGAAACGCGTTGATATCCCCACTCTATTAAAGGATTTTTACACCACCCCAGACTGCCTCAGACTCTTAGTTTGGACTACCTTTTGTTCCATTTTTGATATCTCTGTTTACAAATAGGACagtccttcttcttttttatacaTCAATTTTTTCCTTGTCCATGAAGAGCACATGTGTGGTTTTTTGATTCCTTTTATTCTGACCCAGGGCAGCACTCACTATTTTCTTTTGATTAAATCatgtttaatttctgccaatatttccccctaaatccaacacgCCTCACGACTACAGAGAGTAAACACTATTAAATAAGGAActggaaaatataaaacataaaatgcacAGAAGCTTTAATATGAAATGCAAACAGAGGGTAAATATCtacagaaaatgcaaatgcaaattgTGCACGGTTACATAATCAGTAACTGACTGACAGTCCAGCAGCCTGAAGACAGGTGAGTGTAGCTGCCTGTTGTAGCAcagtttctttttcatttagcaTATATACTGGGTTATATCTATTATAATAACTGCCTTACACTCACCTTAATTAAAGCGATGTCATTGTCATAATTTGACTCCCTGAAGTCGGGGTGATTGTGAAGCTCCAGAATATCAAAGGTCTGCTTCGTGTCCTCAGCTTCACTCAGAGAGTGGACGCCCAGCACCACCTTCCTCCCATTGGGCCTGTGGAAAACATCATATTAATATTCCTCAATATTCATTTTATATCAATATCATTCAATAccactgttattgttttaatACTGAATGATCTTCAAACACATAATTAATCTTAATTTgactttcttcttcctccataACAAACCACACTGACAGTGGGGTCGGAGGGTCTCTCACCCTGTTGGCATGCAGTGCACCGCAGTCATCACCCACTGATCTGCCACCACAAAACCTCCACACTCATGTTTCATGTTCTCTCCTTCTGGCACCTGGATGGAGGCCATGTAGGGTCGAGAGTGAGGAGCCGCCTCTCTGCCGCCGATGATGCCCTCACCTGAAACATCACAGCACACAACCAGGAAAATAAACCTTCACAATAAAGTAGGTTAACATCAGTCCAACAGCTGGGTTATTagcaaaatgctttttggtgatttaatttttcttttccaACATTGGAGGTACAACAACAAATCACCAGCCTCGACATATACGTGTGTAACACTGGGCATATGTTATCATATTCATCAACTGACCAACAGAGCTCTGGTTTATCACTCCAgtcattaacaaaacaaaagtaaacaaaTTGAAAAGAAAATCTTTATATACACCAGGAAGTGCGtgaaaaaacataaatcaaaatacaataaaataagataacatTTCATGTCACGGAAACTCTGTCATCCAAACTTTTCTACAAGTTCTCAGCTCAGTGTTAAAAGCAGAATATTAAGGAAATAGAAAGTGACATATTTAGAATATTACCTGTCTACATTGCAGAATAAAATCACCTTCAAAGAATCAGAGAAtccaaacataaataaatgaatcatgAGATATTAAAGAAATATTAAACTCACTGTGTGAAACGAGGGCGAAAACAAAAACGGCAGCGGCCAGAGGAAGGTCTCTGTGTGACACCATGATGTCGGCTGAACTGATCCAGAAGCAGCAGCTGTGGAGTTTTAAAGACTCCGAGACAGGAAACATAAATCAAGTGGATGTGGTGCAAGACACGAGTGGGAGTCTGACAGACGTCCTGCTCCTCGTCTCCAGGAAGGAAAAACAGGAAAGCAAACAACATGTTCACATCTTTTACTTTGATAGGGTCTCTTCACATTCTGCAACAGCGTCTTTatagtttatatttatatttatttattgacaatTCTTCTCGTAGTTTAGTGGATCTTTAACTCTTATGAATATTCtggagacgggaaattggcgatgcagatggtgaggcgGAAGaatgattgtagaaactgttgaatattttttggtgcacgccattttgtcttttgtctgtgGGTACATTTTTAGTGTGGATCCTACACTTTGTTTCATTAATGAGGCCCCTGGGAGcctccacagtgtgtgtgattactgacagcagcagatacGGCGCAGAAACTTTCACTTTTTACAAGTTGCATAATGCTGACAGTTGGATGACCCCCGCCCAACATCATGCTCTTGAACACAACACTTACAGAGACAGgacatgttttcttcttctcttcccgTAAATCCAGCAGGAAAACATCACACAGCCAGTGTGGAGTAAATAAGAACATCTGACACACTTTACAATGACAGCAGGTCACAACATATCATATCAGTGattgttcctctgtgtgtggtGCACAGATATTAAACTGTGCAGTGCATAAAGTACACAACAGACACAAACTTAAAAACACTCCTGTCTAATATTAATTTACTGAGACAGTGAGTCATGTGACTTGGATTTGggtcagactcaagtcacaaatttgatgactttagacttgagtTGATAAGATTAAAAgaagacttgcaactcaactGTAACTccagtgacttgtgacttgacttggacttgaatcttttgacttgaaaatatatGATACCTTCCCCCCAGTCCAAATATTAAAATGAGTGTTATTTCCAGAGTGTGGCACAAATCAGCTCACGTCCAGTCATTTCCTAAATCATGATTCATTCCCAACAAGTCGACTCTGACTTCCAAAGATctactttgtttgaaccaatcagAAAACATCAGTCAGGCTGCAGGAGAGAACTGagggatttattaaaaacaagcAAGACTGATGTTAatcataaaaaataacattgcatttttattaaccaaaaccatgacaacaaacaaagttggaagttgttgtgTCTCCTCATGTTTTGAATACTGCGGTTTGTTTTTAAGTGACCACTGTGTTGATTTTGTCCATGAACTAAATGATCTTTTTTCCAACTGGCATTCAGGACTGTGatgttagggactgttcattactaaCCTTACTAACTTGAAATGGttctattttgtatttatttcaccTCCGATttctaaagaaaacatgtcttAAAATCACCCAAACTGTAACAACAGACATCGTggttacattttcaaatttccagtggtccttggacacatcatgtgggATGAAGGGTAAAAATCTAATAAgtcatttatggtggagggagggtcatggggAAATATCTGGagcttcagggagggtcaaAAATCTTTGTAGTTGTGACATTAATAACATCCATGGAAGTGCAAACAAATCAAAAttccattaaaaataaaaatggcctGTAACGTGACTGAGCTGGGTTCAGATATCTGTTTCTTTGACTCACTAAAATGTGACACAACTAATTCATCTGATATCTGTGAGCATACTGAGCCTGTGCAGAGACACTGCAGGAGATGTGAAGgattcctctctgtcttcagcACCTTGtggcaaagacacacaaacccAAGAACCagacagccaacagccaacacCCCCCCCCTCCAGACTTCATTAGGGAAGTGACAAGAGATGGATGAATGATCACACCAGGAGGACCAGAGCATCCAGAGAGGGATCCTCATCCTCTACCTGCAGACGTCAGACAGGATGCTGAAGCtgatatgtaaatgtgtttcctgtgtgtgagCTGACGCAGCTCGGCTGAAGCACAGCCCCCAACAcgtctctgtctccacacacaGCCGAGGCCAGGTTGAGGCCAGGATGTAATTAGCCGCAGGGTTTCTATCTGCAGCGTCTGAGCGCTCACGTTGGGAAAGACTATAATTGTAGTGTTGTGAATTAAATATTACACCCTTATTTCCACCTGTCGTCACCTTTTGTCTTTTCACCTGGCGTCAGTTTGATGTTACTTGTTCAGACAAACTGCTTCTTGCTCAGAGCTGGAGTCATGAATCAGTTTGTGCTCCCAGGGCTGCTCagagaaatgtttgtttaactGAAGCTTCTCTGGCTGCCGATTGGACGCAGTAATCCTGCTGTGAACACGTGAAGACGCAAGGCCCTGGCTCTGGACAGCAGGCCAACGTTGAAAGTTAGTCGTTGTCCCACCCACCAAGTAGGTTGAACCTTGGATGtcacgtggacatgtgacgaggtcacagtgaggacggGATGATATTTTTATAGTtcaatgaaatataaaaaatggtTGTAAAGATGCATACtcaatgtttttgtgttcatgCGACAAGTCGTCACTTTCTtgttcagtaaaataaaaacttgtgCTCACTTGACAGAACAAACATGTGATTACAACAAGAGTTATGCTGAACATATTTATTTGCTGTCTTAACGTAAAACTGTCacagttttctgtctttttaccACTTGTTCTTTTCTAGTGCACATAAGTTAGTAAAAATGAATAGGATTTTAAGGTTGAGAGCAACTTCCATTTATTTGCTTGTATAATTAGTTAGTTTCTTTTATTCCCGTGTCATGCACCAAAAAGTGTCCAGCCCTCATGGGTTTATAGGACACCAAAAGAGATAGTTGCAGCCTTCACAGATAATTCATAacaattcatttaaaatgtatttgtatttaattcAATAACTGTTGATGTGACAAACAAGGACAGTGTAATTATGAGATGTACAGTGTGATCACATTGGATCATGTTAAAAGTAGTTAAATGACAAAACACacgactgaatgaatgaaaacccTGCACCCTTGTTGTAATGACATATTTCTGTTATATCAAGTGAACAcaagtgtttcatttttaatgagaGGGTGTCGacctgcagcagagagctgcaggttggaatcaaacccacggctgctgcagcaaggacgaAGCCTTCGTACACTGGGCGCCAGGTCTATCAGGTGAGCTGACGGGTGCTCCaagtttcttattttattaaaagaaaaaggtcaCATGAACATTAAAACATCGAGCACACGTTTAACAaccattttcaaattttaatgaaccaaaaaacacaatgaatgtGTTGTTAATCGGCCTTGAACTAATCGACTCATCTGTATAAATAAACTCAAATATTgttgacttaaaataaaaaagtctcGTTCACAGTAATGAGTTTTATATGAAGTTAACATAAAGTTTTCATGTCACTTTGACAgtctggggtgtgtgtgtgtgtgtgtgtgtgtgtgtagacttCACATTGAAATGTTGTGTCATGGAAGTGTAACAGCTGATCTCTGAACTTccctaaaaatattaataaatatcaAAGTTCTTTTCAGGAAACTTCCTAAAATTTCAAACcagtaaaataaagtgttgcAGTCAGTAACATTTTATTATACACTGTATGTGGATCAGATGACAGACAACATATCCTGTGTTTGTCAGTGAGTTTGTGTTTTGCTGATCAGTGTACAGTGTGTTGTGTGAAGCCAGTTTGATTTAATGTCAGTGATGTTTtactgccaacacacacacacacacacacgcacacaccccctctctctctcattgtagACCTGCGCTGCCCTCTGCAGGCACAAACAGGGACCACTATAAGACACAAACATTAAGAAGTTTAACATGTGACAGTAACACCGTGCTGCACAAAGCTCACATTAATCTGTTAATCTGAACCTTCAGCAGAGAAAACGCCTGAACACCAAATGTCTCGTCAGGTCAAAACCTTTTACGAGCTATTGATTGACCTTGCTGTCAGTTTCATATCATTAAAGCTATTATCTCAGAAATGGAGTGATTATAAAATTAAAGTTGCACAAGTGCTTACTCAGAGAGTTTCCTAATGTCTCAGGGGGAAATAATTTCTCTCTATAACATTTCCCTGCTCCTCCACAATTAAGTCATGACTCATGTTCTCGCAATTACAAGTTAGGAGGAACACAGCAGTTGGAAATTATAGAGTCAAACTGACAAAAACATCTGCATCCACctccatgatgatgatgatgatgatgatgatgatgatgagttaATTTAGCTACAGAAACATTTGCTGTAACATTAGTTTTATAGGTTTTAACCCTCTGTGCTGCACGTTATGATGCCAGCTGTCGTGATTAACTGTAACGTTTAAACTTTATCTAAAGAAACATTGTTTGGTGTAAACTTCTGTGTACGTTACCTTAAAGCAGGgatgtcaaacatacggcccgtgGGCCAGAACCAGCCCGCCACAGGGTCCAATCCAGCCCACTACGACTggactaagaggtgccaggtttcaggagcaagttaaacatcGTGCTGCCGACTTCATGGCTCCTCCACACCGACCAGGACACAGCTTTCtgatataacaatgaatacttgCTGTGACCAGGTTTAAAGACAGGTTTTAATGAACACTGTGCAAAATaatgtcaatcagcagcttcagttcaaaagaatctgtGTCAGGAAACATGTGGACAAATGTTCATGTAATGACAGAGACAAGtcgactgactgactgaacgcggaaaaactgagacacacTGTTGAAACTGTTCTGATTTTTCTGAAGACATCTCCGGCTGCTTGTCTGTTTTATGAAAGGATGAACATCTGCAGAATGTACTTATATTTCTTAACACACAAAAAGGGAGAATATTGGAGCTGATGTTCCTTACAGGATATTATGTGATGGTTTCACTGGTCCATCTGAGGTCAAACTGGGCTGTGTGTGGCCCAttaactaaaatgagtttgacacgcTCATTAATAAAATCTGATGCAATACtcagaaaatattcagaaactttttacatttaaaattcaTGTTATTTGAAAGTGAGAAACAATAAGAAATGAAGTCTTTTCATAAGTTTGTTTGAACGTTCCcctcagacacaaacactgtgCCAACAGCTCACAGAGATGAATGTGttcatttcttgtttttgtttttttatttgcacacacattcaaactgCATAACATCCAAATATTGAATAAGATGGTAAGGTGGAGCAGCCACAGACTGATACAGACAGACCTCACCTCAACTGAaggttgttatttttgttatgatgatgatgatgatgatgatgatgatgatggttgtTGGCGACTTCGTGTTTTTAATCGTTTTTTTTCATAGATTCATAATTTTCTATAGATACCTGGTTGTTTGAAGCTGAAAACAGCATCGTGATGGAGAGATGTTGATGTTGTaattcttcatcatcatcatcatcatcatcatcatcatcatcatcatctcagtTGCTGCTAATCATTCAGTTTGCTCTtattatttatgtttacattgCTCTGACTGAGAGCAATGAGCTCACTGTATTCTGttctctccacctccctctgATCGCTGAGTATTTATATTCTTATGTGATCCCTGGTGCATttctatgtgtgtttttattggctAAGAAGTAGACGAAAGAACTAAACTAACATTATACAGAAAAATATAGCCGAAGATGAATGACAGCAGGAAGCAGTCAGTGAAGACTAGTCCAGTAAAAACcaagaaatacacaaaacacagtGCAGAGATAAAAGGAGAAAAAGGGGGAACAAAGATAtttatgtaaaagaaaaaaatagacatcATGAATTAAATGTAGTGATaatttcctgtttaaaatattcTAAGGATAAAGAGCTGTTGACAACAAACCTGTCCACCACGATATCTGAGGGAGCAGTGaccatgtttggtttgtcaaAGGGCAGGTGGAGCTGATGAACCTGTCTGGTGTTATATGAATGAATCTGGGAATTAAATTTAAAGGCATTGCTAAATGATGATGGCAGAGGCGAACCTAagaacatatatttatatataaacacacagatctGTTGAATATTCACATCATATACTGACAGAACATCCACAGAGTTCATCTGTggagataaaaagaaaatgatgatgaCTGTTGTGCATTATGCAGCAGAATATAAACTGACATACACAAAAAACTGTCATGAAATGTGacttaaaactttatttatctttataaaTGTAGTTggcgtgtctgtgtcactctgcagttacacctccagaacactagttggcggtggtgtttctgtgaagtgctgaaaagtttgactgattcaaaacacacattaaacaccaatcagcttcactataactcgcagcattcacagacaaacacttgtctttatctggacacattttccccacaaatacaacatgctaacgttattagcacaagcctatggcatttt includes:
- the cfd gene encoding complement factor D, which encodes MFPVSESLKLHSCCFWISSADIMVSHRDLPLAAAVFVFALVSHSEGIIGGREAAPHSRPYMASIQVPEGENMKHECGGFVVADQWVMTAVHCMPTGPNGRKVVLGVHSLSEAEDTKQTFDILELHNHPDFRESNYDNDIALIKLDRPFNASEAVKAVEFLRAGGTNPGTDAEVDTAGWGSLDNLGSRPDKLKEVVIEVVSSARCKRSDYFGRKFTSNMICAHRVCPEPCDQPHKKEDSCDGDSGGPLLYNGIVVGITSNGGKKCGQIKKPGIYTIISHYTEWIDSTMGLQTTTPTQSH